The Setaria italica strain Yugu1 chromosome IX, Setaria_italica_v2.0, whole genome shotgun sequence genome has a window encoding:
- the LOC101752973 gene encoding mediator of RNA polymerase II transcription subunit 19a isoform X2 has protein sequence MSSSNQMGSDGKFGRGPRELSGAVDLISRYKLLNHHSFFCKKPLPLAISDTNYLNNVVGDTEIRKGEGMELDQLFQNSYPSEKTAYIQPFDMETLGQAFQLRETAPVDLPSAEKGTPTISGRPKIKSKDKVRKHKKHKEKDRDKEEEQKKHKHRHKDRSKDKDKDKDKDKEKKKDKSGNHESGGDHSKKHEKKRKQEVTGSSASVQNHKKTQKHKNQ, from the exons ATGTCTAGCTCTAATCAGATGGGTTCTGATGGCAAGTTTGGGAGAG GTCCTCGGGAGCTTAGTGGTGCTGTTGACTTAATTAGCCGCTACAAGCTGCTGAACCATCATAGTTTCTTTTGCAAGAAACCTTTGCCATTGGCAATTTCAGATACAAATTATCTTAACAATGTTGTGGGCGACACAGAAATTCGTAAAGGAGAAGGGATGGAGTTGGACCAACTCTTCCAAAACTCATACCCAAGTGAGAAGACTGCTTACATTCAGCCCTTTGACATGGAAACGCTAGGACAAGCATTTCAGCTGCGAGAAACTGCACCAGTAGATTTGCCTTCT GCTGAAAAAGGTACACCAACCATATCTGGGAGACCAAAGATCAAGTCCAAGGACAAAGTAAGGAAGCATAAGAAACACAAAGAGAAAGACAGagacaaggaggaggagcagaagaaACACAAACATCGGCATAAGGACCGGAGTAAAGATAAAGATAAAGATAAGGacaaagacaaagaaaagaaaaaagacaagAGTGGGAATCATGAGTCAGGAGGTGATCATTCCAAGAAACATGAGAAG AAGAGGAAGCAAGAAGTAACTGGAAGTTCGGCAAGTGTCCAAAATCACAAGAAAA CACAAAAGCACAAAAATCAGTGA
- the LOC101752973 gene encoding mediator of RNA polymerase II transcription subunit 19a isoform X1, producing the protein MYSPFNLSKKSAHVSSKLIIISPHAAIGIHSQEAHATSRPHRHRFSLRSLPSGRRRAPGIPRSPASSRRSLFTSRRREEPQGSAEPYRWACISNMSSSNQMGSDGKFGRGPRELSGAVDLISRYKLLNHHSFFCKKPLPLAISDTNYLNNVVGDTEIRKGEGMELDQLFQNSYPSEKTAYIQPFDMETLGQAFQLRETAPVDLPSAEKGTPTISGRPKIKSKDKVRKHKKHKEKDRDKEEEQKKHKHRHKDRSKDKDKDKDKDKEKKKDKSGNHESGGDHSKKHEKKRKQEVTGSSASVQNHKKTQKHKNQ; encoded by the exons ATGTACAGCCCATTTAACCTATCGAAGAAGTCAGCCCACGTGAGCAGCAAGCTCATCATCATCTCCCCCCACGCTGCAATAGGCATACATAGCCAGGAAGCTCACGCTACCTCACGTCCTCACCGTCACCGCTTCTCGCTGCGTAGCTTGCcgtctggccgccgccgcgctccaggGATTCCGcgctcgccggcctcctcgcGGCGCTCGCTCTTCACCTCACGCCGCCGGGAGGAACCGCAAGGCAGCGCAGAGCCCTACAG GTGGGCATGCATTTCCAATATGTCTAGCTCTAATCAGATGGGTTCTGATGGCAAGTTTGGGAGAG GTCCTCGGGAGCTTAGTGGTGCTGTTGACTTAATTAGCCGCTACAAGCTGCTGAACCATCATAGTTTCTTTTGCAAGAAACCTTTGCCATTGGCAATTTCAGATACAAATTATCTTAACAATGTTGTGGGCGACACAGAAATTCGTAAAGGAGAAGGGATGGAGTTGGACCAACTCTTCCAAAACTCATACCCAAGTGAGAAGACTGCTTACATTCAGCCCTTTGACATGGAAACGCTAGGACAAGCATTTCAGCTGCGAGAAACTGCACCAGTAGATTTGCCTTCT GCTGAAAAAGGTACACCAACCATATCTGGGAGACCAAAGATCAAGTCCAAGGACAAAGTAAGGAAGCATAAGAAACACAAAGAGAAAGACAGagacaaggaggaggagcagaagaaACACAAACATCGGCATAAGGACCGGAGTAAAGATAAAGATAAAGATAAGGacaaagacaaagaaaagaaaaaagacaagAGTGGGAATCATGAGTCAGGAGGTGATCATTCCAAGAAACATGAGAAG AAGAGGAAGCAAGAAGTAACTGGAAGTTCGGCAAGTGTCCAAAATCACAAGAAAA CACAAAAGCACAAAAATCAGTGA